A region from the Flavobacteriales bacterium genome encodes:
- a CDS encoding TonB-dependent receptor, with the protein MEKLIALLSVTGALSAQAQHSTCVLVMDQQGDPVPFAAVTAQEQHLVADPQGKACFTWSGDSVHVSVTSSGSSTVQFLAGPVPATLSVVLSERVSDLPAFVASASMTGGSGPSRAMAGSAWYLGPKEVQRGGNTDVHRMLRSVPGVNIQEEDGFGLRPNIGLRGAGSERSSKVTLMEDGVLMAPAPYASPAAYFFPTTARMHAIEVVKGSSQLRHGPLTTGGAVNFISTPLPDRNGGRIALWGGSHGLRNLLASGGATMGGVSLLVETMQQNADGFKVLDNAGPTGFHKSDHLVKAGWNNGDKARWPIALQMKLGTTEEESQETYLGLTKEDFNATPLRRYAGSQRDLMNVEHDLLSAQLATTIPGGPALQATVYRTNTFRNWYKLDQVADSAGNKTSIGTVLSAPGSNAEELGILRGTTSGDNALLVKANNRNYQSTGAQLVIVQEWTGEKIKQRSELGARWHTDYMDRFQHTDGYRMENGTMMPTSTGPPGSESNRLASAEALAMHIVHDLVFGRFAVHPGLRFEHITMEDLNYGKTDPWRQGASLVETSNVTNVVLPGISADLRFAKAGMVFAGVHKGSSPAGPSAGAEAESSINYEAGLRWNRAGMEVQVIGFHNDYDRLLGADLAAAGGAGTGDQFNGGAATVAGAEVFVALDALRGRSEKWRLPIRVNYTWTDARFRSSFTSTFEPWGQVLDGDRIPFTPEHQMQVSAAITSGRFEFGLRMVHVGSTITATGTKAEDGSRMLDAWTVLDADACVRLPGWAEIFASVQNVLDDRYAVGDLPAGWRPGLPRTVQGGLRLRF; encoded by the coding sequence ATGGAAAAGTTGATCGCCCTATTGTCCGTTACCGGCGCGCTGTCGGCACAAGCCCAGCATTCAACTTGTGTGCTGGTGATGGACCAGCAAGGTGATCCGGTCCCCTTTGCAGCCGTCACCGCCCAAGAGCAGCACCTTGTTGCCGATCCGCAGGGGAAGGCATGCTTCACTTGGAGCGGCGACAGTGTCCACGTATCCGTTACCTCCTCCGGAAGCAGCACAGTGCAGTTCCTCGCTGGCCCGGTTCCGGCCACATTGTCCGTGGTGCTCTCCGAAAGAGTGAGCGACCTGCCCGCCTTTGTAGCGTCGGCCAGTATGACCGGCGGTAGTGGCCCATCCCGTGCGATGGCCGGTTCGGCGTGGTACCTGGGGCCCAAAGAAGTGCAGCGCGGCGGCAATACTGATGTGCACCGCATGCTTCGCTCCGTGCCAGGGGTCAACATCCAAGAGGAAGACGGCTTCGGGCTGCGGCCGAACATCGGTTTGCGCGGTGCGGGCAGCGAACGCAGCAGCAAAGTGACATTGATGGAGGACGGTGTACTGATGGCCCCCGCACCGTATGCCTCTCCCGCAGCGTACTTCTTTCCCACCACCGCACGTATGCACGCCATAGAGGTCGTGAAGGGCAGCAGCCAGTTGCGCCATGGACCGCTCACCACGGGGGGCGCGGTCAATTTCATCAGCACTCCATTGCCCGACCGCAACGGTGGTCGCATCGCGTTGTGGGGCGGAAGTCACGGCCTGCGGAACCTGCTCGCATCGGGCGGAGCCACGATGGGTGGCGTTTCACTTCTCGTGGAAACCATGCAACAGAACGCGGACGGCTTCAAAGTGCTCGACAACGCCGGGCCGACCGGCTTCCACAAGAGCGATCATCTGGTGAAGGCGGGATGGAACAATGGGGACAAGGCGCGCTGGCCGATCGCGCTTCAAATGAAACTCGGCACCACGGAAGAAGAAAGCCAAGAGACGTATCTCGGTCTTACCAAGGAAGACTTCAATGCAACGCCGTTGCGCCGGTACGCCGGATCGCAGCGCGATCTGATGAACGTGGAGCACGATCTCTTGAGCGCACAGCTGGCCACGACCATCCCCGGCGGGCCGGCACTGCAGGCCACCGTTTACCGCACGAACACCTTCCGGAATTGGTACAAACTGGACCAGGTCGCGGACAGTGCGGGCAACAAGACTTCCATTGGCACGGTCCTTTCCGCGCCTGGCTCGAACGCGGAAGAACTGGGCATCCTGCGCGGCACCACATCAGGCGACAATGCGTTGCTCGTGAAAGCGAACAACCGCAACTACCAAAGTACCGGCGCTCAACTGGTCATCGTCCAGGAATGGACCGGTGAGAAGATCAAGCAGCGATCGGAACTTGGCGCCCGATGGCATACCGACTACATGGACCGCTTCCAGCACACGGACGGCTACCGCATGGAGAACGGAACCATGATGCCCACCTCAACGGGCCCACCAGGCAGCGAAAGCAATCGCTTGGCTTCAGCGGAAGCACTGGCCATGCACATCGTCCACGACCTGGTGTTCGGCCGGTTCGCTGTGCATCCCGGCTTGCGCTTCGAACATATCACGATGGAGGACCTCAACTACGGCAAGACCGACCCGTGGCGGCAAGGCGCGTCCTTGGTGGAAACCTCCAACGTTACCAATGTCGTATTGCCCGGGATCAGCGCGGACCTTCGATTCGCAAAGGCCGGAATGGTGTTCGCTGGTGTGCACAAGGGATCTTCACCGGCCGGGCCTTCAGCCGGTGCCGAGGCCGAGAGCAGCATCAACTACGAGGCCGGTTTACGTTGGAACCGCGCGGGTATGGAGGTGCAGGTGATCGGGTTCCACAATGACTACGACCGGTTGCTCGGTGCAGACCTGGCAGCAGCTGGTGGGGCCGGCACTGGCGACCAATTCAACGGCGGTGCTGCCACGGTGGCTGGTGCCGAGGTCTTCGTCGCGCTCGATGCCCTGCGCGGGCGATCGGAAAAATGGCGATTGCCCATCCGGGTGAACTACACGTGGACGGACGCCCGGTTCCGGTCCAGCTTCACCAGCACGTTCGAACCGTGGGGCCAGGTGCTCGATGGCGATCGAATCCCCTTCACGCCCGAGCACCAGATGCAAGTGTCGGCGGCCATCACTTCGGGCCGGTTCGAGTTCGGCTTGCGCATGGTGCATGTGGGCAGCACGATCACGGCCACCGGCACCAAGGCCGAGGATGGCTCGCGCATGCTGGATGCGTGGACGGTGCTCGATGCCGACGCTTGCGTGCGTCTGCCGGGCTGGGCTGAGATCTTCGCAAGTGTGCAGAACGTGCTGGATGACCGCTATGCCGTTGGGGATCTTCCCGCTGGGTGGCGGCCGGGCCTCCCCCGCACCGTGCAAGGTGGGCTTCGGTTGCGGTTCTGA
- a CDS encoding PQQ-dependent sugar dehydrogenase: MKRAFPLDRSTFGALLLFVLLVFGHRSKAQTVPGGFSDQLVMSGFNAPVGFTFDANGRMYVWEKAGRVWIVENGVKLSPALLDISPEVGDWRDHGFLGFTLDPDFLTNGRMYMMYAVDRHHLMNFGTGSYNAATNQYYAATIMRITRYTAVGPNFNTTDYNSRVVLLGETKETGVPLLHESHSTGQLVFGADGTLLATTGDGASYNAVDVGSDGATYFAQALTDGIIRPAENVGAMRSQLLNSHNGKLLRIDPNTGDGVPSNPYYDPLLPRAPMSRVWALGLRNPFRMTRRPGTGSSNPADANPGAFYIGDVGWGTWEDLQVSIDPGQNFGWPIFEGMENHAGYTAALTANLDMPNPIYGSGGCTQQYFYFQDLLKQDSPVHLNGHPNPCNSAQQIPVNIPHWYHTRPAIDWQHGNRSRCAGFSGNTPVTYDLDAVGSPVPGPRFGGNAAVGGTWITGIGWPLGYQNVYFNADYAGAWIKRFSFNANNAPTSVANFGSSMGAVVFVNEGPDGALWYVRYETNAIRKISPIGVTNLPPTAVANQDVQYGPGPLTVQFTGDNSSDPENGALTYSWNFGDGTPNSNQPNPVHVFNAPNSDPITYNVTLTVMDANSAFSTATLIVSVNNTPPQVSIISFPDGHEYPLNVDSTYACAGTATDDEHSAAQLAHQWQTIFHHNNHIHPESPVNTATTTTVISGLGCYTDEYWYEVLYTVTDAHGLSTTVVHDLQPRCSSIAPTAVIGVNTSWGVAPFSVNFSSEGCVDNGTIVSYAWDFGDGTTSTSLSPSKTFTSPGEHVVTLTVTDNDGLTGHSTRTINAITFEPPQCVGATGSILREYWLNIGAGANVSDLTSQATYPNSPSGSSFPTTIQGPVNWNNNYGTRMRGYIIAPETGAYTFTVTSDDASVFYLSLNANPDLKQQIASVPGWTNETEYTKYASQVSAPVQLQAGVYYYFEFLQKEGGGGDHMAVRWQRPSAPARALIPSGNLARWQDCSPSVKLRAVLQGAFDPNVGLMRDDLRAQGLVPAMEPFTALGFAHAGGGGGETVAPALLAVTGQNAVVDWVLIELRNKNNPTQVLATRSALLQRDGDIIGTDGYRRLLFNVAADNYYVTVRHRNHFGVMTNASQLLDKNERAFDFATATMATFGAEARHQLQNGKMAMWSGNVFRDNQLKYTGINNDRDPVLIDLGGVLPTNTASGYFSSDVNLDGLVKYTGTSNDRDPILVNIGGTVPTSTRTEQLP, from the coding sequence ATGAAGCGCGCCTTCCCCCTCGACCGGTCCACTTTCGGTGCCTTGCTGCTGTTCGTCCTGCTCGTGTTCGGCCATCGTTCCAAGGCCCAGACCGTTCCCGGTGGGTTCAGCGACCAATTGGTCATGAGCGGCTTCAACGCGCCGGTGGGCTTCACGTTCGATGCGAACGGACGCATGTACGTGTGGGAGAAGGCCGGGCGGGTGTGGATCGTTGAGAACGGTGTAAAGCTCTCGCCGGCGCTGTTGGATATCAGCCCGGAAGTGGGCGACTGGCGCGACCATGGCTTTCTTGGCTTTACCCTCGACCCCGACTTCCTGACCAACGGCCGCATGTACATGATGTACGCCGTGGACCGCCACCACCTGATGAATTTCGGGACAGGCAGCTACAATGCCGCTACGAACCAGTACTACGCGGCTACCATCATGCGCATCACGCGCTACACCGCCGTGGGCCCCAACTTCAACACGACTGACTACAACAGCCGGGTGGTGCTCCTGGGTGAAACGAAAGAGACCGGCGTTCCACTGTTGCACGAAAGCCACAGCACCGGGCAATTGGTGTTCGGCGCCGACGGTACGCTGCTGGCCACCACTGGCGATGGCGCGAGCTACAACGCTGTGGACGTGGGGAGCGATGGGGCTACGTACTTCGCCCAAGCGCTCACCGACGGCATTATCCGGCCTGCCGAGAATGTGGGAGCCATGCGCAGCCAGTTGCTCAATTCCCACAACGGCAAATTGCTGCGAATCGACCCGAACACCGGGGATGGTGTGCCGAGCAACCCGTACTACGACCCGCTGTTGCCCCGCGCACCGATGAGCCGCGTGTGGGCGCTGGGTCTACGGAACCCGTTCCGCATGACCCGCCGGCCGGGAACGGGCAGCAGCAACCCTGCTGATGCCAACCCGGGCGCGTTCTACATCGGCGATGTGGGTTGGGGCACATGGGAAGACCTGCAGGTGAGCATCGATCCCGGCCAGAATTTCGGTTGGCCCATCTTCGAGGGAATGGAGAACCACGCTGGTTACACGGCAGCGCTCACCGCGAACCTCGATATGCCGAACCCGATCTACGGTAGCGGTGGTTGCACTCAACAGTACTTCTATTTCCAGGATTTGTTGAAGCAGGATTCCCCGGTGCACCTGAACGGTCACCCTAACCCGTGCAACAGCGCGCAGCAGATCCCGGTGAACATCCCGCACTGGTACCACACACGTCCTGCCATCGATTGGCAGCACGGCAACCGCAGCCGCTGCGCCGGCTTCAGCGGCAACACACCGGTGACGTACGACCTCGACGCTGTTGGAAGTCCCGTTCCCGGTCCGCGTTTCGGCGGCAATGCAGCGGTGGGTGGTACGTGGATCACCGGTATCGGCTGGCCGCTGGGTTACCAGAACGTCTACTTCAATGCCGACTACGCGGGGGCCTGGATCAAGCGCTTCTCCTTCAATGCGAACAATGCACCGACCAGTGTTGCCAACTTCGGGAGCAGCATGGGGGCGGTGGTCTTCGTGAACGAAGGCCCCGATGGTGCCCTGTGGTACGTCCGCTACGAAACGAACGCTATCCGGAAAATCTCGCCCATCGGTGTCACCAACCTGCCGCCTACGGCCGTGGCAAACCAGGACGTTCAATACGGCCCGGGCCCGCTGACCGTGCAATTTACCGGGGACAACAGCAGCGATCCGGAGAACGGTGCGCTCACCTACAGCTGGAACTTCGGCGATGGAACACCCAACAGCAACCAGCCCAACCCCGTGCACGTGTTCAATGCGCCGAACAGCGATCCCATCACCTACAACGTGACGCTGACCGTGATGGACGCGAACAGTGCCTTCAGCACCGCCACGTTGATCGTAAGCGTGAACAACACGCCACCGCAAGTGAGCATCATCAGTTTCCCCGACGGGCACGAATACCCGCTGAACGTTGATAGCACTTATGCCTGTGCGGGCACCGCCACCGATGATGAGCACAGCGCCGCACAACTGGCCCATCAGTGGCAGACCATCTTCCACCACAACAACCACATCCACCCCGAAAGCCCGGTGAACACAGCAACGACCACCACGGTGATCAGTGGTTTGGGTTGCTACACGGACGAGTACTGGTATGAGGTTCTTTACACCGTGACGGACGCGCACGGTCTCAGCACCACGGTTGTGCACGATCTACAACCGCGGTGCAGCAGCATCGCTCCAACAGCCGTGATCGGTGTGAACACTTCCTGGGGAGTTGCGCCGTTCAGCGTGAATTTCTCCAGTGAGGGTTGCGTGGACAACGGGACCATTGTGAGCTATGCATGGGACTTCGGAGATGGAACGACCAGCACCTCACTGTCACCCAGCAAGACCTTCACCAGCCCGGGCGAGCATGTGGTAACGCTGACGGTAACGGACAACGACGGCTTGACCGGCCATTCCACACGCACCATCAACGCCATCACGTTCGAACCGCCGCAGTGCGTCGGCGCGACCGGTAGCATCCTGCGCGAATACTGGCTCAACATCGGGGCCGGGGCGAACGTGAGCGACCTCACCAGCCAAGCCACTTATCCGAACAGTCCGAGCGGCAGCAGTTTCCCAACCACCATCCAAGGGCCCGTGAACTGGAACAACAACTACGGCACCCGGATGCGCGGTTACATCATCGCTCCGGAAACCGGCGCATACACCTTCACCGTGACCAGCGATGATGCGTCCGTCTTCTACCTCAGCTTGAACGCCAACCCCGACCTGAAGCAGCAGATCGCCAGTGTGCCGGGTTGGACGAACGAAACGGAATACACCAAGTATGCCTCGCAGGTCAGCGCACCCGTTCAACTGCAGGCAGGTGTGTATTACTACTTCGAATTCCTGCAGAAAGAAGGCGGTGGCGGAGATCACATGGCGGTTCGCTGGCAACGGCCGAGCGCGCCAGCGCGGGCGCTTATTCCCAGTGGCAATCTGGCACGTTGGCAGGACTGCTCACCCAGCGTGAAGCTGCGCGCCGTCCTCCAAGGTGCGTTCGACCCGAACGTGGGCTTGATGCGGGACGATCTACGTGCGCAGGGACTGGTGCCGGCAATGGAACCGTTCACGGCGCTTGGTTTCGCGCACGCTGGAGGTGGCGGTGGCGAAACGGTAGCGCCAGCGTTGCTTGCCGTTACGGGCCAGAACGCAGTAGTGGACTGGGTTCTCATTGAGCTGCGGAACAAGAACAATCCTACGCAGGTCCTGGCAACGCGCAGTGCGCTGCTCCAGCGCGATGGCGATATCATCGGAACGGATGGCTATCGCAGGCTGTTGTTCAACGTGGCCGCGGACAACTATTACGTCACCGTGCGCCATCGCAACCACTTCGGCGTTATGACCAACGCCAGCCAACTGCTCGACAAGAACGAAAGGGCCTTCGACTTCGCCACAGCCACTATGGCCACTTTTGGCGCAGAAGCGCGGCACCAATTGCAGAACGGCAAAATGGCCATGTGGAGCGGCAACGTTTTCCGCGACAACCAACTGAAGTACACCGGCATCAACAACGACCGCGACCCCGTGCTCATTGATCTTGGTGGCGTGCTGCCCACGAACACGGCGTCAGGCTACTTCAGCAGTGATGTGAACCTGGACGGCCTGGTGAAATACACGGGCACCAGCAACGACCGGGACCCGATCCTGGTGAACATCGGAGGCACAGTGCCCACCAGCACACGCACGGAGCAGCTACCCTGA
- a CDS encoding acylphosphatase, translated as MERIHLDLSITGKVQGVWYRKTAVQEASVLGLTGYAMNLPDGSVRIEVEGEPAAVERFIAWCHHGPPLARVHSVHRVEGPVVGYTSFETKR; from the coding sequence GTGGAACGTATCCATCTCGACCTGTCGATCACCGGGAAGGTGCAAGGCGTGTGGTACCGCAAGACGGCGGTGCAGGAAGCGTCGGTCCTTGGCCTCACGGGCTACGCGATGAACCTTCCGGATGGTTCCGTCCGCATTGAGGTGGAAGGCGAACCGGCAGCTGTGGAGCGCTTCATAGCCTGGTGCCACCACGGACCGCCCTTGGCCCGGGTGCACAGCGTTCATCGGGTGGAAGGCCCGGTGGTCGGCTACACGTCGTTCGAGACCAAACGCTAG
- a CDS encoding PA0069 family radical SAM protein — MPIDGKAVKGRGANTEVANRFLKHSYGILHWEAIDEVDEAVPPTVYRVETPKTIVNPVNSPDLGFRWSMNPYQGCEHGCAYCYARPTHEYWGYNAGLDFERIIILKPNAPQLLEQKLRSRSWQAEPIMVSGATDPYQPVESKEGITRQLLGVMLRFRNPVSVITKNALVLRDLDLLAELASMRLAAVAISITTLDEELRRVMEPRTSSAVNRLRAVETLSKAGVPVHVMVAPIIPALNDKDVPAILRSAADAGALNAAYTVVRTNGAVKPVFEGWLRAHFPDRADKVLAQISDAHGGSVEDTRPGLRMNGEGHYAQSINRLFKVLKQRYFAGRVFPEHDSSLFRVPPQGQLDLFA; from the coding sequence ATGCCGATCGACGGAAAAGCAGTCAAGGGCCGCGGGGCGAACACGGAGGTGGCCAATCGCTTCCTGAAGCACAGCTACGGCATATTGCACTGGGAGGCCATCGACGAGGTGGACGAGGCGGTGCCACCAACGGTCTATCGGGTCGAAACACCGAAGACCATCGTGAACCCTGTTAACTCCCCGGACCTGGGTTTCCGTTGGAGCATGAACCCTTACCAAGGTTGCGAGCACGGTTGCGCCTACTGTTATGCCAGGCCAACGCACGAATACTGGGGCTACAATGCTGGCCTCGACTTCGAGCGGATCATCATCCTGAAACCAAATGCGCCGCAACTGTTGGAGCAGAAGCTGAGGTCGCGGTCGTGGCAAGCTGAACCCATTATGGTCAGCGGCGCTACCGATCCCTACCAGCCGGTGGAGAGCAAGGAGGGCATCACCCGGCAACTCCTGGGGGTGATGCTGCGCTTCCGTAACCCGGTGAGCGTGATCACCAAGAACGCGTTGGTGCTGCGCGATCTGGACCTGTTGGCGGAACTGGCAAGCATGAGGTTGGCCGCAGTGGCCATCAGCATTACCACGCTGGACGAGGAACTGCGCCGAGTGATGGAACCGAGGACAAGCAGCGCTGTGAACAGGTTGAGGGCGGTGGAGACTTTGTCAAAGGCCGGTGTTCCCGTGCATGTGATGGTAGCGCCGATCATCCCCGCGTTGAACGACAAGGACGTTCCCGCCATCCTCAGGTCGGCCGCGGATGCCGGTGCGCTGAACGCGGCTTACACCGTGGTGCGCACGAACGGTGCGGTAAAGCCGGTGTTCGAGGGTTGGCTGCGCGCGCACTTCCCTGACCGGGCCGACAAAGTGCTGGCACAGATCAGCGATGCACACGGCGGTAGTGTTGAGGACACTCGACCGGGATTGCGCATGAACGGAGAGGGGCACTATGCGCAGAGCATCAACCGGCTTTTCAAGGTGTTGAAGCAGCGCTATTTCGCCGGACGAGTGTTCCCGGAGCACGACAGTTCTCTCTTCCGCGTACCCCCGCAAGGACAGCTGGACCTGTTCGCCTAG
- a CDS encoding PD40 domain-containing protein, with product MKNASLLFSVLVVAAGCGAPTGSNEHIGTEADSSVVATSDTLILPGENHFKSLKQLTFGGDNAEAYWSFDGNHLVFQVTNPAWGDTCDQIRYFNPFTDDLKKGPTTKLSVNNGRTTCSYFLPGDSLVLYASTHLAGPQCPPVPERVPGGKYTWPLYESMDIFVSDLKGNIRKQLTNAKGYDAEGTVSPKGDRIVFTSVRDGDLELYTMNIDGSDVKRVTRTLGYDGGAFFSPDGTKLLWRASRPTSPEDVKEYKDLLAAGLVQPTQMELWVANADGTDAKQITNLGKANWAPYWHPDGQRIIFASNHLSERGFPFSLFMINTDGSGLERLTTSDTFDAFPVFSADGRYLVFSSNRGGKDRETNLFLAEWK from the coding sequence ATGAAAAACGCTTCCCTCCTTTTCTCCGTCCTGGTCGTTGCGGCCGGTTGCGGCGCTCCCACAGGTTCGAACGAGCACATCGGAACCGAGGCCGATAGTTCCGTGGTGGCCACTTCGGACACGCTCATCCTCCCTGGAGAGAACCACTTCAAGAGCTTGAAGCAGCTGACCTTTGGTGGTGACAACGCTGAAGCGTACTGGAGCTTCGATGGCAACCACCTCGTCTTCCAGGTCACCAATCCGGCTTGGGGCGACACGTGTGACCAGATCCGGTACTTCAACCCGTTCACTGATGACCTGAAGAAGGGCCCAACGACCAAACTGAGCGTGAACAATGGCCGCACCACATGCAGCTACTTCCTGCCCGGCGACAGCCTCGTGCTATACGCCAGCACACACCTCGCGGGCCCGCAGTGCCCGCCAGTGCCTGAGCGCGTTCCTGGTGGCAAGTACACATGGCCGCTTTACGAAAGCATGGACATCTTCGTGAGCGACCTCAAGGGCAACATCCGCAAGCAGCTTACCAACGCCAAGGGGTACGACGCCGAGGGCACCGTTTCCCCCAAAGGCGATCGCATCGTGTTCACCAGTGTGCGCGACGGCGACCTGGAGTTGTACACCATGAACATCGATGGCAGTGACGTGAAGCGCGTTACCCGCACATTGGGCTACGATGGCGGCGCCTTCTTCAGCCCGGACGGCACGAAGTTGCTTTGGCGCGCCAGCCGCCCCACCTCGCCCGAGGATGTGAAGGAATACAAGGACCTTCTCGCGGCGGGCCTCGTTCAACCCACGCAGATGGAACTGTGGGTGGCCAACGCAGACGGCACCGATGCGAAACAGATCACCAACCTAGGCAAAGCCAACTGGGCGCCTTACTGGCACCCCGACGGCCAGCGCATCATCTTCGCGAGCAACCACCTCAGTGAGCGCGGCTTCCCCTTCAGCTTGTTCATGATCAATACGGACGGCAGCGGCTTGGAGCGCCTCACCACCAGCGACACCTTCGATGCGTTCCCGGTCTTCAGTGCCGATGGACGCTATCTCGTGTTCAGCAGCAACCGAGGCGGTAAGGACCGCGAGACGAACTTGTTCCTGGCCGAGTGGAAGTGA
- a CDS encoding T9SS type A sorting domain-containing protein — MMKRYPILPIAAIVANTLFGQCPGTTVTVYTNDFEAGDGGLLSGGYGDWAWGATPNLLLGTACTSTYNDPPGPFSGTNGWATVLNDCYANAGDTSTLTLTVDLSDPTFITAELEWAHWWEYFTNFDYGWVTVNGTQVYFNDSQGLSPAWALHTVDLTPYVGQAAVDIVFHLFATIVVNKAGWYVDDLSVTACAVGNVSVPETATPLAISAYPNPASDVLVVGTTLTGAVTFTLTDAAGRLVHQFTEQPVNGQVLMDVSHFAAGTYTVTGVGANGRAISRLIRR, encoded by the coding sequence ATGATGAAGCGCTACCCGATCCTTCCCATCGCCGCAATTGTGGCGAACACGCTCTTTGGGCAATGCCCAGGCACGACCGTAACAGTGTACACCAACGACTTCGAGGCTGGCGATGGTGGCCTTCTGAGCGGTGGTTATGGCGACTGGGCATGGGGTGCCACTCCGAATCTGCTCTTGGGCACGGCTTGCACCTCAACCTACAATGACCCGCCAGGGCCGTTCAGCGGCACCAACGGATGGGCCACCGTACTGAACGACTGCTACGCGAACGCCGGCGATACGAGCACCCTGACTCTCACGGTGGATCTCAGTGACCCCACGTTCATCACCGCAGAACTGGAATGGGCTCATTGGTGGGAGTACTTCACCAACTTCGACTATGGTTGGGTGACGGTGAACGGGACTCAGGTGTACTTCAATGACAGCCAAGGTCTCTCGCCTGCATGGGCCCTGCACACGGTCGATCTGACCCCTTACGTGGGGCAGGCTGCCGTTGATATCGTCTTCCACTTGTTCGCCACCATCGTAGTGAACAAAGCAGGATGGTACGTCGATGATCTTTCCGTGACAGCCTGCGCCGTGGGCAATGTGTCGGTCCCGGAAACCGCAACGCCTCTGGCCATTTCCGCCTACCCCAATCCCGCGTCCGATGTTCTTGTGGTCGGCACGACGCTCACTGGAGCAGTAACCTTCACACTGACCGATGCTGCTGGCCGACTTGTGCACCAGTTCACTGAGCAGCCCGTGAACGGCCAAGTGTTGATGGACGTATCACACTTTGCGGCCGGTACCTACACCGTGACAGGGGTCGGCGCGAACGGCCGGGCCATCTCCAGATTGATACGCCGCTAG
- a CDS encoding prolipoprotein diacylglyceryl transferase, translated as MERLAKRWGVSPKRVLVILLVFALTGFTVMFLKRPLVGLFTENGEQPLLFTVLYYILILPFYNLLLLAYGALLGQFAFFWEFEKKFFRRLFGRKS; from the coding sequence ATGGAACGCCTTGCAAAGCGCTGGGGCGTATCACCGAAGCGTGTGCTGGTGATCCTGCTTGTTTTTGCGCTTACGGGTTTCACGGTCATGTTCCTGAAGCGGCCTCTGGTGGGCCTCTTCACCGAAAACGGCGAGCAGCCTCTGCTCTTCACGGTCCTCTATTACATCCTCATCCTGCCGTTCTACAACCTGCTGCTCCTTGCTTACGGGGCGCTGCTGGGGCAGTTCGCGTTCTTCTGGGAGTTCGAGAAGAAGTTCTTCCGGAGGTTGTTCGGAAGGAAGTCTTAA
- a CDS encoding rhomboid family intramembrane serine protease, translating into MNVWEEIKTWWRTGGVLLRLIIINVAVFLALLFVGLGAMFVVGPVPEGTKAGDLATLWMHQNVLPWLASTSDLTSLPFRAWTIVTYMFTHEGVLHLFFNMLMLWFSGRLFSDLLGERRLFGNYLLGGLSGFLLFLLFSNVPALRSLTDGGLILGASASVTAIFVGVAVYQPELVVRLLLFGAIRLKWLALIFLLLDLISIRNGDNSGGHIAHLGGALYGYMAAAQLKKGNDWSLGFINGLERIGSALRLRRGARLKVVKTPRGKRVSDADFNAARNAQQSNIDAILDKISRSGYESLSKAEKDILFKASNEGKR; encoded by the coding sequence ATGAACGTGTGGGAAGAGATCAAAACGTGGTGGCGCACCGGCGGTGTGCTCTTGCGGCTCATCATCATCAACGTAGCTGTATTCCTGGCCCTGCTATTTGTCGGGTTGGGAGCCATGTTCGTTGTGGGTCCCGTGCCCGAAGGAACGAAAGCGGGCGATCTGGCCACGTTGTGGATGCACCAAAACGTTCTTCCGTGGCTGGCATCCACTAGCGACCTGACAAGCCTCCCTTTCCGAGCGTGGACCATAGTCACTTACATGTTCACGCATGAAGGTGTGTTGCATTTGTTCTTCAACATGCTCATGCTCTGGTTCAGCGGTCGTCTTTTCAGTGATCTGCTGGGTGAGCGAAGATTGTTCGGCAACTATCTTCTAGGTGGGCTTTCGGGATTCTTACTGTTCCTGCTCTTCTCGAATGTCCCAGCGCTCAGGTCGCTTACCGACGGCGGGCTCATCCTGGGTGCTTCTGCGAGCGTTACCGCCATCTTCGTTGGCGTAGCCGTTTATCAACCCGAACTCGTTGTGCGGCTCCTGCTGTTCGGCGCCATCCGACTGAAATGGCTGGCCCTGATCTTCCTGCTCCTCGACCTCATCAGCATACGCAATGGCGACAACAGCGGTGGCCACATAGCGCACTTGGGCGGTGCATTGTACGGCTACATGGCGGCCGCGCAGCTGAAAAAGGGCAACGACTGGAGCTTGGGCTTCATCAACGGCCTTGAGCGCATCGGCAGCGCACTGCGCTTGCGCCGCGGCGCACGGCTCAAAGTGGTGAAGACACCGCGCGGCAAACGCGTGAGCGATGCCGATTTCAACGCAGCGCGCAACGCCCAACAGTCCAACATCGATGCCATCCTGGACAAGATCAGCCGCAGCGGATACGAAAGCCTGAGCAAGGCCGAGAAGGACATCCTCTTCAAAGCCAGCAATGAAGGCAAGCGCTGA